In one Corallococcus sp. EGB genomic region, the following are encoded:
- the exoL gene encoding spore coat polysaccharide deacetylase ExoL: MAAYRRSQSGGRRILIVSYHRVVSDFTGELQRSIPGLLISQETFRRHMEEAHAAGFELASLGDALDVMAGRRAAKKDQFVVTFDDGYRDVYRYAYPVLKQMGVPAITYLPTAFINTDKRFNHDRLFHLLRRVQERRFRPDYSAMPGASVELLGPILSGRKTASAALDDFIGEHPTRVLTGIIDALEQQLGGGSDLTPEQGDVMNWDEVRQMARDGFEFGAHTLGHTVLTLEPTAVVEKEILESKQTIEREVGIQVKDFAYCNGWYSDEMIRVLSQNGFRSGVTTEDLPNRVGGDPFTLKRKVMWENFSLGLMGDYSSSLTVCQFDDCFGLLGMSHPVLGHRPHVFSQSSGANVLAQPPAITSTVLGKVTPVDVVDVTAQVIVKDPRVAAAVTGAQVVVAPNVALASEAAKPEEIQ, encoded by the coding sequence ATGGCGGCGTACCGCCGTTCCCAGTCGGGGGGGCGGCGCATCCTCATTGTGAGCTACCACCGCGTGGTGAGCGATTTCACGGGGGAGCTTCAGCGCTCCATCCCGGGTCTGCTCATCTCCCAGGAGACCTTCCGTCGCCACATGGAAGAGGCGCACGCCGCGGGCTTCGAGCTGGCGAGCCTGGGCGACGCGCTGGACGTGATGGCGGGCCGGCGCGCGGCGAAGAAGGACCAGTTCGTGGTGACGTTCGATGACGGCTACCGCGACGTGTACCGGTACGCGTACCCGGTGCTGAAGCAGATGGGCGTGCCGGCCATCACCTATCTGCCCACGGCGTTCATCAACACGGACAAGCGCTTCAACCACGACCGGCTGTTCCACTTGCTGCGCCGCGTGCAGGAGCGCCGGTTCCGTCCGGACTACTCCGCCATGCCCGGCGCGTCGGTGGAACTGCTGGGGCCCATCCTCTCCGGGCGGAAGACGGCGTCCGCGGCGCTGGACGACTTCATCGGCGAGCACCCGACGCGCGTGCTCACGGGCATCATCGACGCGCTGGAGCAGCAGCTGGGCGGCGGCTCGGACCTGACGCCCGAGCAGGGCGACGTCATGAACTGGGACGAGGTGCGCCAGATGGCGCGCGACGGCTTCGAGTTCGGCGCGCACACGCTGGGCCACACGGTGCTGACGCTGGAGCCCACCGCGGTGGTGGAGAAGGAGATCCTGGAGTCCAAGCAGACCATCGAGCGCGAGGTGGGCATCCAGGTGAAGGACTTCGCGTACTGCAATGGCTGGTACTCGGATGAGATGATCCGCGTGCTCAGCCAGAACGGCTTCCGCTCCGGCGTCACCACGGAGGACCTGCCCAACCGCGTGGGCGGCGACCCGTTCACCCTCAAGCGCAAGGTGATGTGGGAGAACTTCAGCCTGGGCCTGATGGGGGACTACTCGTCGTCGCTCACGGTGTGCCAGTTCGACGACTGCTTCGGCTTGCTGGGCATGAGCCATCCGGTGCTGGGCCACCGGCCCCACGTGTTCTCGCAGTCGAGCGGCGCCAACGTGCTCGCCCAGCCGCCGGCCATCACGAGCACGGTGCTGGGCAAGGTGACGCCGGTGGACGTCGTGGACGTGACAGCGCAGGTGATCGTGAAGGACCCCCGGGTTGCCGCGGCGGTGACGGGTGCGCAGGTCGTGGTGGCGCCGAACGTGGCCCTTGCCTCGGAGGCGGCGAAGCCGGAGGAGATCCAGTGA
- a CDS encoding serine O-acetyltransferase, with translation MGFDAMTLYRLAHGLKKRGVPLLPAVLRKAIYYLHSSYIPEDAQLGEGTQLGYGGIGVVIHKAAQVGRHVLISQQVTIGGRSGLEGAPVIGDYVRIGAGAKVLGNIRVGDFAVIGANAVVVKDVPAGAVVAGVPARVIRQDADPLTTYQREMGLLPTRAPPKLTQVPRHSSQASLR, from the coding sequence ATGGGATTCGACGCGATGACGTTGTACCGGCTGGCGCATGGGCTGAAGAAGCGCGGAGTGCCGTTGCTTCCTGCGGTGTTGCGCAAGGCCATCTACTACCTGCACAGCTCCTACATCCCCGAGGACGCGCAGCTGGGGGAGGGCACGCAGCTGGGCTACGGCGGCATCGGCGTGGTCATCCACAAGGCGGCGCAGGTGGGCCGCCACGTCCTCATCTCGCAGCAGGTCACGATTGGCGGACGCTCCGGGCTGGAGGGCGCGCCGGTGATTGGCGACTACGTGCGCATCGGCGCGGGCGCCAAGGTGCTGGGCAACATCCGCGTGGGCGACTTCGCGGTGATTGGGGCCAACGCGGTGGTGGTGAAGGACGTGCCGGCGGGCGCGGTCGTCGCGGGCGTGCCCGCGAGGGTCATCCGCCAGGACGCGGACCCGCTCACCACGTACCAGCGCGAGATGGGCCTGTTGCCCACGCGCGCGCCGCCGAAGCTCACCCAGGTTCCCCGGCACTCCTCGCAGGCGTCCCTGCGCTAG
- a CDS encoding zinc ribbon domain-containing protein, which translates to MQCPECGENAADVRLAYCENCGAKMPARQLPPPRATSAKKSQRPSRPASEPAYASEIMDEEEDDARQGRDTPPPRGSRAQPPPEEYEDEEPYTGPRWLKDVPGHSQSVLGVGLVAFSLVLSILPFFPSVGVLGTLLTLVGCVALAARELRRSGDAPGWVDSVPLALMRPEVPAAFTLLLLALSVRLLSGFNLLFPLWAAGTALIAVEQYRRVIAEPDGVGRHFEWRSLLGFPRVLALAGVAVCVAALYLPWGKVMADGSPLPDNAPVPGSVRAGPPELRVIPTTQASDDSLYSAGGGVASRSGWDLPLSELPLLVLLSVLVLAALRPDVERPAFLRWAPVGAVSVSLLWALAGVKLAVGPLAFLVGLGAVGFHAVRQALGRDEPAGYLPPDEDPYDPDQDLETEQDPAYRG; encoded by the coding sequence ATGCAGTGCCCCGAGTGCGGTGAGAACGCGGCGGACGTCCGCCTGGCCTACTGCGAGAACTGCGGCGCGAAGATGCCGGCACGCCAGCTCCCGCCCCCTCGCGCGACCAGCGCGAAGAAGAGCCAGCGCCCCAGCCGCCCCGCGTCCGAGCCGGCCTATGCGTCGGAGATCATGGACGAGGAGGAGGACGACGCGCGGCAGGGCCGCGACACGCCGCCCCCGCGTGGCTCCCGCGCACAGCCTCCCCCCGAGGAGTACGAGGACGAGGAGCCGTACACGGGCCCGCGCTGGCTGAAGGACGTGCCGGGCCACTCGCAGAGCGTGCTGGGCGTGGGGCTGGTGGCGTTCTCGTTGGTGCTGTCCATCCTCCCCTTCTTCCCCAGCGTGGGCGTGCTGGGGACGCTGCTGACGCTGGTGGGCTGCGTGGCGCTCGCCGCGCGGGAGCTGCGGCGCAGTGGCGACGCGCCCGGCTGGGTGGACTCCGTGCCGCTGGCGCTGATGCGGCCGGAGGTGCCCGCCGCGTTCACGCTGCTGCTCCTGGCGCTGTCGGTGCGGCTGCTCTCCGGCTTCAACCTGCTCTTCCCCCTCTGGGCGGCGGGGACGGCGCTCATCGCCGTGGAGCAGTACCGGCGGGTCATCGCGGAGCCGGATGGCGTGGGCCGCCACTTCGAGTGGCGCTCGCTGCTGGGCTTCCCCCGGGTGCTGGCGCTGGCGGGCGTGGCGGTGTGCGTGGCGGCGCTCTACCTGCCCTGGGGCAAGGTGATGGCGGACGGCTCGCCCCTGCCGGACAACGCGCCGGTGCCCGGCAGCGTGCGCGCCGGGCCACCGGAGCTGCGCGTGATTCCCACGACGCAGGCCTCGGATGATTCGCTCTACAGCGCGGGGGGCGGCGTCGCGTCGCGCTCGGGCTGGGACCTGCCCCTGTCGGAGCTGCCGCTGCTGGTGCTCCTGTCGGTGCTGGTGCTCGCGGCGCTGCGGCCGGACGTGGAGCGCCCGGCCTTCCTGCGGTGGGCGCCGGTGGGCGCGGTGAGCGTGAGCCTGCTCTGGGCGCTCGCGGGGGTGAAGCTCGCGGTGGGGCCCCTCGCGTTCCTCGTGGGCCTGGGGGCGGTGGGCTTCCATGCCGTGCGCCAGGCGCTGGGCCGGGACGAGCCGGCCGGGTACCTGCCACCGGACGAGGACCCCTACGACCCGGACCAGGACCTGGAGACCGAGCAGGACCCGGCGTACCGGGGCTGA
- a CDS encoding cytochrome c maturation protein CcmE, with the protein MTPVNRNRLIALGALLFAGAGLGFIAFGNIGDNLVYYWSPSELVANGDKAYTATIRLGGVVQPGSIQWNESHTTLDFRVADNAHADATSVHVRSLETPPQMFREKIGVVVEGTYDKSGVFTSNRLMVNHSNEYRAPKEGESPRKWQDTLSEGATTAAATPPGAP; encoded by the coding sequence ATGACGCCCGTCAACCGCAACCGCCTCATCGCGCTGGGAGCCCTGCTCTTCGCCGGCGCGGGCCTGGGCTTCATCGCCTTCGGCAACATCGGGGACAACCTCGTCTACTACTGGAGCCCGTCGGAGCTGGTCGCCAACGGGGACAAGGCCTACACGGCCACCATCCGCCTGGGCGGCGTGGTGCAGCCGGGCAGCATCCAGTGGAACGAGTCCCACACCACGCTGGACTTCCGCGTGGCGGACAACGCGCACGCGGACGCGACGAGCGTGCACGTGCGCTCGCTGGAGACGCCGCCGCAGATGTTCCGAGAGAAGATCGGCGTCGTGGTGGAGGGCACCTATGACAAGTCCGGCGTCTTCACGTCCAACCGGCTGATGGTGAACCACTCCAACGAGTACCGCGCGCCCAAGGAAGGCGAGTCCCCGCGCAAGTGGCAGGACACGCTGTCCGAAGGCGCCACCACCGCGGCCGCGACGCCGCCGGGGGCGCCGTGA
- a CDS encoding heme lyase CcmF/NrfE family subunit: MNGMLGYGLVLAGLAFAAFGAVLGLVGGLRRNDASYPWVLRAVWGFAACMIGSNLVMVEALIRHDFSVKYVAQVGSRATPLIYTIVSLWSALEGSILFWGLIMGTYVAAFAWVHRKEHARYMQLALGTMLAVGVFFAFLIAGPANPWGAVSPVPADGPGPNPLLQNHFLMIIHPPMLYAGYVGMTVPFGVAVAGLLRGEIGEAWMAPLRRWTLIAWMFLTLGIVLGSWWAYAVLGWGGYWAWDPVENASFLPWLTATAFMHSTMVQERKRMLKLWTLSLALASFVLTILGTFMTRSGIFNSVHSFTQSDIGPTFLVFIGILLVVCIGLLATRGHLLAPEGRLSSMMSREASILVNNLVFVAITFTVLLGTLYPLVSEAVRGIRVSVGEPYFNKMAVPGGIAVLFLMGVGPVLPWGTPDKATLRRQFLIPAAVGVVITVACYAAGLRGVYPLLTFGLAGFVTVITLRELVVPVRVRMTERKEGFVTALATATGKARRRFGGYVVHLGIVLIIVAVAASSAYVKHTSGTLKKDGTMMLDGYQLKYVGLSSGEEPHRTFVAARLEVTAPNGTVSELRPRMNYYERSTDPVGTPAVRESPKEDLYISLMAFSETTGTASFNVWVFPLVGWIWYSLPLLLLGTLIAVWPQRRAAVLRADAPTVGASPPLASGDAERGAA; the protein is encoded by the coding sequence GTGAACGGGATGCTGGGTTACGGGCTGGTCCTCGCGGGCCTGGCCTTCGCGGCGTTCGGCGCGGTCCTGGGACTGGTGGGCGGCCTGCGCCGCAACGACGCCAGCTATCCGTGGGTGCTGCGCGCGGTGTGGGGCTTCGCCGCGTGCATGATCGGCAGCAACCTGGTGATGGTGGAGGCGCTCATCCGCCACGACTTCAGCGTGAAGTACGTGGCCCAGGTGGGCAGCCGCGCCACGCCGCTCATCTACACCATCGTGTCGCTCTGGAGCGCGCTGGAGGGGTCCATCCTCTTCTGGGGCCTCATCATGGGCACGTACGTGGCGGCGTTCGCCTGGGTGCACCGCAAGGAGCACGCGCGCTACATGCAGCTGGCGCTGGGCACCATGCTGGCCGTGGGCGTCTTCTTCGCCTTCCTCATCGCGGGCCCCGCGAACCCCTGGGGCGCGGTGTCGCCGGTGCCGGCGGACGGTCCGGGCCCCAACCCGCTTTTGCAGAACCACTTCCTGATGATCATCCACCCGCCCATGCTCTACGCGGGCTACGTGGGCATGACGGTGCCTTTCGGCGTCGCCGTGGCGGGCCTCTTGCGCGGGGAGATTGGCGAGGCGTGGATGGCGCCGCTGCGGCGCTGGACGCTCATCGCGTGGATGTTCCTCACGCTGGGCATCGTGCTGGGCTCGTGGTGGGCGTACGCCGTCTTGGGCTGGGGCGGCTACTGGGCGTGGGATCCGGTGGAGAACGCGTCGTTCCTGCCGTGGCTGACGGCCACGGCGTTCATGCACTCCACCATGGTCCAGGAGCGCAAGCGGATGCTGAAGCTGTGGACGCTGAGCCTCGCGCTGGCGTCGTTCGTGCTCACCATCCTGGGCACGTTCATGACCCGCTCCGGCATCTTCAACTCGGTGCACTCGTTCACCCAGTCGGACATCGGGCCCACGTTCCTCGTCTTCATCGGCATCCTGCTGGTGGTGTGCATCGGCCTCCTGGCCACGCGCGGCCACCTCCTGGCGCCGGAGGGCCGGCTGTCGTCCATGATGTCTCGCGAGGCGAGCATCCTGGTGAACAACCTGGTCTTCGTGGCCATCACCTTCACGGTGCTGTTGGGCACGCTCTACCCGCTGGTGTCGGAGGCCGTGCGCGGCATCCGCGTGAGCGTGGGCGAGCCGTACTTCAACAAGATGGCGGTGCCGGGCGGCATCGCGGTGCTCTTCCTCATGGGCGTGGGCCCGGTGCTGCCCTGGGGCACGCCGGACAAGGCCACGCTGCGCCGGCAGTTCCTCATCCCCGCGGCGGTGGGCGTGGTCATCACGGTGGCCTGCTACGCGGCGGGGCTGCGCGGCGTGTACCCGCTGCTCACGTTCGGGCTGGCCGGCTTCGTCACCGTCATCACGCTGCGCGAGCTGGTGGTGCCGGTGCGCGTGCGCATGACGGAGCGCAAGGAGGGCTTCGTCACGGCGCTCGCCACCGCGACGGGCAAGGCGCGCCGCCGCTTCGGCGGCTACGTGGTGCACCTGGGCATCGTGCTCATCATCGTCGCCGTGGCGGCCTCCAGCGCGTACGTGAAGCACACGTCCGGCACGCTGAAGAAGGACGGCACGATGATGCTGGACGGCTACCAGCTGAAGTACGTGGGCCTGTCCAGCGGCGAGGAGCCGCACCGCACCTTCGTCGCCGCGCGCCTGGAGGTGACGGCGCCCAACGGCACGGTGAGCGAGCTGCGCCCGCGCATGAACTACTACGAGCGGAGCACGGACCCCGTGGGCACGCCCGCGGTGCGCGAGTCGCCGAAGGAGGACCTCTACATCTCCCTGATGGCCTTCAGCGAGACGACGGGCACGGCGAGCTTCAACGTCTGGGTGTTCCCGCTGGTGGGATGGATCTGGTACAGCCTGCCGCTCCTGCTCCTGGGCACGCTCATCGCCGTGTGGCCGCAGCGCCGGGCCGCGGTGCTGCGCGCGGACGCGCCGACGGTGGGGGCCTCCCCTCCCCTGGCCAGCGGTGACGCCGAGCGGGGTGCGGCATGA
- a CDS encoding redoxin domain-containing protein yields the protein MKRWRLPLLFTVAGAALLAVLYQGFGRDPHEVPFMLKGTSAPDFTLKPLDGGDPVKLADLQGRPAVINFWASWCGPCKYEHPVLEWGSRELGAQAVFMGVVFEDTEPNARDFLRRMGASFPQLMDERSRMAVDYGVAGVPETYFIDAKGIIRGKHVGPIDPQTLAQRVKELTQPLASSTAEAARQN from the coding sequence ATGAAGCGCTGGCGGCTTCCCCTGCTGTTCACCGTGGCGGGCGCGGCGCTGCTCGCCGTGCTCTACCAGGGCTTCGGGCGGGATCCGCACGAGGTCCCCTTCATGCTGAAGGGCACGTCCGCGCCGGACTTCACGCTCAAGCCGCTGGACGGCGGAGACCCCGTGAAGCTCGCGGACCTCCAGGGCCGCCCGGCGGTCATCAACTTCTGGGCGTCGTGGTGCGGGCCCTGCAAGTACGAGCACCCGGTGCTCGAGTGGGGTTCGCGCGAGCTGGGCGCGCAGGCCGTGTTCATGGGCGTCGTCTTCGAGGACACGGAGCCCAACGCCCGCGACTTCCTGCGCCGCATGGGCGCGAGCTTCCCGCAGCTGATGGACGAGCGCTCGCGCATGGCGGTGGACTACGGCGTCGCGGGCGTGCCGGAGACGTACTTCATCGACGCGAAGGGCATCATCCGCGGCAAGCACGTGGGTCCCATCGATCCGCAGACGCTGGCGCAGCGGGTGAAGGAGCTGACCCAGCCCCTGGCCAGCTCCACCGCGGAAGCCGCGCGTCAAAACTGA
- a CDS encoding oligosaccharide flippase family protein produces the protein MSASPKPAAAPSFLGRAGPLVLARLFTAGLTLSIPLVLARVLRLDEYGTYYQLFLIATTLSYVLPFGVAQSLYYFLPRAEAKRPYLGHALLFVTGAGIVAAGLVWAFLGHVAAYFNNPALMEHRAALALYTALFLGAYPLEISLTSQGKTKASAVVYLASDAVRSGVMVVPPLLGFSLHGMMIAVACFAGLRYVATWVVSLRGSTGPLVDWKLFKEQLVYAAPFGAAMCLAIPQQNAHMYAVAGVVAPAVYALYRVGCFQLPVVDLLYTPTSEVLMVRLGELEREGRLEEGVEAFREAAGKLAYVFLPFAAFLFAAAPEFVGGMFGQKFLPAVPIFRVSVLGVMLSILPMDGTLRARGQTRAIFASYLVKAVVTVPLLWVGVRQFGMMGGIASWALAEMVGKGMLLIRVPRALSTPERKLGLRDVIPWRELGQASLAAVAAGGSIFLLRTGVHDAWVNLPTGFLWRVLPLAVAGLTFVVGYVVGLYAQGVRPWSALQSLRPRRAA, from the coding sequence GTGAGTGCGTCACCCAAGCCGGCCGCGGCCCCGTCGTTCCTGGGGCGGGCCGGCCCGTTGGTGTTGGCCCGGTTGTTCACCGCCGGGCTGACGCTGTCCATTCCGCTCGTGCTGGCCCGGGTGCTGCGCCTGGACGAGTACGGCACCTACTACCAACTGTTCCTCATCGCCACGACGCTGTCGTACGTGCTGCCCTTCGGCGTGGCGCAGAGCCTCTACTACTTCCTGCCCCGCGCGGAAGCGAAGCGGCCCTACCTGGGGCACGCGCTGCTCTTCGTGACGGGGGCGGGCATCGTGGCCGCGGGCCTGGTGTGGGCCTTCCTGGGCCACGTGGCCGCCTACTTCAACAACCCGGCGCTGATGGAGCACCGCGCGGCGCTGGCGCTCTACACGGCGCTCTTCCTGGGCGCCTACCCGCTGGAGATCTCGCTCACCAGCCAGGGGAAGACGAAGGCGTCCGCGGTGGTGTACCTGGCGTCGGACGCGGTGCGCTCGGGCGTGATGGTGGTGCCGCCGCTGTTGGGCTTCTCCCTGCACGGGATGATGATCGCCGTGGCCTGCTTCGCGGGGCTTCGCTACGTGGCCACGTGGGTGGTGTCGCTGCGCGGCTCCACCGGTCCGCTGGTGGACTGGAAGCTCTTCAAGGAACAGCTGGTGTACGCGGCGCCCTTTGGCGCGGCCATGTGCCTGGCCATCCCCCAGCAGAACGCGCACATGTACGCGGTGGCGGGCGTGGTGGCCCCCGCGGTGTACGCGCTCTACCGGGTGGGCTGCTTCCAGCTGCCGGTGGTGGACCTGCTCTACACGCCCACCAGTGAGGTGCTGATGGTGCGCCTGGGCGAGCTGGAGCGCGAGGGCCGGCTGGAGGAGGGCGTGGAGGCCTTCCGGGAGGCGGCCGGCAAGCTCGCGTACGTGTTCCTGCCCTTCGCGGCGTTCCTCTTCGCGGCGGCGCCGGAGTTCGTGGGGGGCATGTTCGGCCAGAAGTTCCTGCCGGCGGTCCCCATCTTCCGGGTGAGCGTGCTGGGCGTGATGCTGTCCATCCTGCCCATGGACGGGACGCTGCGGGCCCGGGGCCAGACGCGGGCCATCTTCGCGTCATACCTGGTGAAGGCAGTGGTGACGGTGCCGCTGCTCTGGGTGGGCGTGAGGCAGTTCGGGATGATGGGCGGCATCGCGTCCTGGGCGCTGGCGGAGATGGTGGGCAAGGGCATGCTGCTCATCCGCGTGCCCAGGGCTCTGTCCACGCCCGAGCGGAAGCTGGGACTGCGGGACGTCATCCCATGGCGGGAGCTGGGACAGGCGTCGCTGGCGGCGGTCGCGGCGGGCGGGAGCATCTTCCTGCTTCGCACCGGCGTGCACGACGCGTGGGTGAACCTGCCCACGGGCTTCCTGTGGCGGGTGCTGCCGCTGGCGGTGGCGGGGCTGACGTTCGTGGTGGGGTACGTGGTGGGCCTGTATGCGCAGGGCGTTCGCCCGTGGAGCGCACTGCAGTCCCTGCGTCCCCGCCGGGCGGCCTGA
- the ccsA gene encoding cytochrome c biogenesis protein CcsA, giving the protein MNKFVKFGLPALALALLGAGWWLGLAWAPPDREMGDVQRIMYVHVPLQWMAMMAMFINFVAAVTYLMRPSWKTDAMAEASAEVGLLFGTLGMITGSIWGRPTWGVYWSWDPRLTSEAILLVSYTGYLVLRRFVEDPEKRAVWSAVVAIIGAINLPIVWFSVRWWRSLHQVQSSPKTVDPNMVLPLRVAAFGMLALLILFMVHRYRIALADRKAEVALPDALPTDDPAVRASHSSKVA; this is encoded by the coding sequence ATGAACAAGTTCGTCAAGTTTGGCTTGCCGGCGCTGGCGCTGGCACTGCTGGGCGCGGGCTGGTGGCTGGGCCTTGCGTGGGCGCCGCCGGACCGGGAGATGGGTGACGTGCAGCGCATCATGTACGTCCACGTGCCGCTCCAGTGGATGGCCATGATGGCCATGTTCATCAACTTCGTGGCCGCGGTGACGTACCTGATGCGTCCGTCGTGGAAGACGGACGCGATGGCGGAGGCCTCCGCGGAGGTCGGCCTGCTCTTCGGCACGCTGGGCATGATTACGGGCTCCATCTGGGGCCGCCCCACGTGGGGCGTGTACTGGTCGTGGGACCCGCGCCTGACGTCGGAGGCCATCCTGCTGGTGTCCTACACGGGCTACCTGGTGCTGCGGCGCTTCGTGGAGGACCCGGAGAAGCGCGCGGTGTGGAGCGCGGTGGTGGCCATCATCGGGGCCATCAACCTGCCCATCGTGTGGTTCTCCGTGCGGTGGTGGCGCAGCCTCCACCAGGTGCAGTCCAGCCCCAAGACGGTGGACCCGAACATGGTGCTGCCGCTGCGCGTGGCCGCGTTCGGCATGCTGGCGCTGCTCATCCTCTTCATGGTGCACCGCTACCGCATCGCGCTGGCGGATCGGAAGGCGGAGGTGGCGCTGCCGGACGCGCTGCCCACGGATGATCCCGCGGTGCGCGCGTCCCATTCCTCGAAGGTGGCCTGA
- the ccmA gene encoding heme ABC exporter ATP-binding protein CcmA: MPPLPSGSAPAIALHDVSKRYGRRWALARLTYALPAGRSLLLTGHNGSGKTTLLRLVATALGPTAGRVEVLGRDAVRDRDAVRRDVALLSHASFLYEDLTAQQNLMVLGRLLGVDAPQDVADALLNRVGLTRRTDSPVRGFSAGMRKRLAIARLLMKAPALALLDEPFGELDPAGIGDMERVIAELKAAGTTVVLATHLIEQGLSLCEERLHLQDGRAVAA, from the coding sequence ATGCCCCCTCTCCCCTCTGGATCAGCGCCCGCGATCGCCCTCCACGACGTGAGCAAGCGCTATGGGCGTCGGTGGGCGCTCGCGCGCCTCACCTACGCGCTGCCCGCTGGCCGTTCGCTGCTGCTCACCGGCCACAACGGCTCCGGGAAGACGACGCTCCTGCGCCTCGTGGCCACCGCGCTCGGGCCCACCGCGGGCCGCGTGGAGGTGCTGGGCCGGGACGCCGTGCGGGACCGCGATGCGGTGCGCCGCGACGTGGCGCTCCTGTCCCACGCCAGCTTCCTCTACGAGGACCTCACCGCGCAGCAGAACCTGATGGTGCTGGGGCGCCTGCTGGGCGTGGACGCGCCGCAGGACGTCGCGGACGCGCTGCTCAACCGGGTGGGCCTGACGCGCCGCACGGACAGCCCGGTGCGAGGCTTCAGCGCGGGCATGCGCAAGCGCCTGGCCATCGCGCGGCTCCTGATGAAGGCCCCCGCCCTGGCGCTGTTGGACGAGCCCTTTGGAGAGCTGGACCCCGCGGGCATCGGGGACATGGAGCGCGTCATCGCGGAATTGAAGGCGGCGGGGACCACGGTGGTGCTGGCCACGCACCTCATCGAACAGGGATTGAGCCTGTGCGAGGAGCGGCTGCACCTGCAGGACGGCCGGGCGGTGGCGGCATGA
- a CDS encoding heme exporter protein CcmB, which produces MSAPTPKRRPGLLTTTLVLLRKDLLIEWRTRARLNALVFFAMATLLLFSFALGPDTKLLERNAGGYLWLAILFASVLSLGESFRVETENACLDGVRLAPADARAIFLSKALGNALLLLALGMLLVPVMVALYGVRIVTGLGDLAGILVLGSLALSAPGTVYAAISSNARARDVLLPLLLFPLVIPALLSAAKGTTLVLQGDPMQQLGSWQGLLLGFNLIYWGVGFVLFPRVIED; this is translated from the coding sequence ATGAGCGCGCCGACCCCGAAGCGCCGTCCGGGCCTGCTGACGACGACGCTCGTCCTCCTGCGCAAGGACCTGCTCATCGAATGGCGCACCCGCGCGCGGCTCAACGCGCTGGTGTTCTTCGCCATGGCCACGCTGCTGCTCTTCTCCTTCGCGCTGGGCCCGGACACGAAGCTCCTGGAGCGCAACGCGGGCGGCTACCTGTGGCTGGCCATCCTCTTCGCCAGCGTGCTGTCCCTGGGCGAGTCCTTCCGCGTGGAGACGGAGAACGCCTGCCTGGACGGCGTGCGCCTGGCCCCCGCGGACGCGCGCGCCATCTTCCTGTCCAAGGCGCTGGGCAACGCCCTGCTGCTGTTGGCCCTGGGGATGCTGCTGGTGCCGGTGATGGTGGCCCTCTACGGCGTGCGCATCGTCACCGGGCTCGGTGACCTGGCGGGCATCCTGGTCCTGGGCAGCCTGGCGCTCAGCGCCCCGGGGACCGTGTATGCGGCCATCTCCAGCAACGCCCGGGCCCGAGATGTGCTGCTGCCTCTGCTATTGTTCCCGCTCGTCATCCCGGCCCTCCTGTCCGCTGCCAAGGGGACCACGCTCGTACTCCAGGGTGACCCGATGCAGCAGCTGGGCTCATGGCAGGGGCTGCTGCTGGGGTTCAATCTGATTTACTGGGGCGTAGGCTTCGTGCTGTTTCCCCGAGTCATCGAGGACTGA